A part of Caldicellulosiruptor owensensis OL genomic DNA contains:
- a CDS encoding NUDIX hydrolase: protein MLIRNCAGGVVFYQGKIFIMKNEKGEWVFPKGVIRNGEIAPEVAVRRVKEEVGIDASILSTAGQTSYEFYSVTRQKPVCNKIIWYIMEAKSPEFLKENKQENVFDAGYFDIEEAIQKITYSQDKALASCAYEQYKQLVNI from the coding sequence TTGCTAATCCGTAATTGTGCTGGTGGAGTTGTGTTCTACCAAGGAAAAATCTTTATCATGAAGAACGAAAAAGGCGAATGGGTATTTCCCAAAGGTGTTATCAGGAACGGCGAAATTGCACCAGAAGTTGCGGTAAGAAGAGTCAAGGAAGAAGTTGGCATTGATGCTTCAATTCTCTCCACAGCAGGTCAAACAAGTTATGAGTTCTATTCTGTCACACGTCAGAAACCAGTTTGTAACAAGATTATATGGTATATCATGGAGGCAAAATCTCCCGAGTTTTTGAAGGAAAACAAGCAAGAGAACGTTTTTGATGCTGGGTATTTTGACATTGAAGAGGCTATTCAGAAGATTACTTACAGCCAAGACAAGGCTTTGGCATCTTGTGCCTATGAGCAGTACAAACAGCTTGTGAATATTTAA
- a CDS encoding YigZ family protein, giving the protein MGFKTIAQNVRVEFVERKSRFIASVFRVENQHDVSTFLEQVRKEFYDATHNVYAYTYGIEYPVQKYSDDGEPQGTAGLPVMEVIRKSNVSNVLIVVTRYFGGILLGASGLVRAYTQAASLGLEKAGILEYHECEEVLLSIEYSDFEKIKWLTSKFNTKIEKIEYSQVVDLLLAIKKEEVDEFITSVSDITSGNFLADKKGIVLKTI; this is encoded by the coding sequence ATGGGATTTAAAACTATTGCTCAGAATGTCCGGGTAGAATTTGTAGAAAGAAAGTCAAGGTTTATTGCATCAGTTTTCAGGGTAGAAAATCAACATGATGTTAGTACCTTTCTTGAACAGGTTAGAAAAGAGTTTTATGATGCAACACACAACGTGTATGCCTATACATATGGGATTGAATATCCTGTGCAAAAGTATTCTGATGATGGGGAACCGCAGGGTACAGCCGGGCTTCCCGTCATGGAGGTAATAAGAAAGAGCAATGTTTCAAATGTGTTGATTGTGGTAACTCGCTATTTTGGCGGAATTCTGTTGGGTGCGTCAGGACTTGTCAGGGCATACACCCAGGCAGCAAGCCTCGGACTTGAAAAAGCGGGTATTTTGGAGTATCATGAATGTGAAGAGGTATTGTTGAGTATAGAATATTCTGATTTTGAGAAGATTAAATGGCTTACTTCAAAGTTTAATACAAAAATAGAGAAGATTGAGTATTCGCAAGTTGTAGATTTATTGCTGGCAATAAAAAAAGAAGAGGTGGATGAGTTTATAACGAGCGTTTCAGATATTACATCTGGCAACTTCCTGGCTGACAAAAAAGGGATAGTTTTAAAAACAATTTAG
- a CDS encoding oligosaccharide flippase family protein produces the protein MNKKILSQIVILTLCNILTYSLFFFYRVFISRRIGSIGMGLYTFGMTLYYLFYSISSGGILTAISKYIAENCHSTALKEKVVFVMSRILLLWSIIVAIFFCILNPFFCDIIFDTPPLKYTVYPLIVCIVVVTQSAILKGFFYGIQNPTPPALAEVFENVVRLSVTCPIFLTVINSSSLDTKLFLSFLGILIGELSSLSFLLISYKLKYKNIQFPIKLSEVVQISSNILKVSVPLATASVLGMIFQSIENMIIPKLLEYIGNTKNEAISIYGIINGMSFPAATLPLVIVNSLSIIIVPTISETKIHTKTLNSRINSFLLLTIAISLPATCIFLLFPAQICNLLYKNPQAGVYLKHIAPAIAFYYLSVVLSSLLNALDKVNFNFILNTVLTVIRLIAYIPTILLFKSEIPYIWISNIFALISCIIMIEKIANIEFEFILEKRIIILIFQLTMGCLLIFTILIYLKITSMKVFIILFLAGYLLISYLILLYQKRCKKYRR, from the coding sequence ATGAACAAAAAGATTTTAAGTCAGATTGTAATACTTACACTTTGCAACATTTTAACATACAGTCTTTTTTTCTTTTACAGAGTTTTCATATCACGCAGAATAGGTTCTATTGGTATGGGACTTTATACATTTGGCATGACACTTTATTATTTGTTTTACAGTATATCAAGCGGTGGAATCTTAACTGCTATCTCAAAATATATTGCTGAAAATTGCCATTCTACCGCCTTGAAAGAAAAAGTTGTCTTTGTGATGAGCAGAATACTTCTTCTTTGGAGTATTATAGTTGCTATCTTTTTTTGTATCTTAAATCCTTTTTTCTGTGATATTATATTTGATACGCCACCTCTTAAATACACTGTCTACCCACTTATTGTATGCATTGTGGTTGTCACACAATCAGCTATCTTGAAGGGCTTTTTTTATGGTATTCAAAATCCTACTCCACCTGCCTTGGCAGAAGTGTTTGAAAATGTTGTCAGACTTTCTGTCACATGTCCCATTTTCTTGACAGTAATAAATTCATCTTCGCTTGATACAAAACTATTTTTGTCTTTCCTGGGAATTCTTATAGGAGAACTTTCAAGTCTGAGTTTCCTTTTGATATCATATAAACTCAAATACAAAAATATTCAATTTCCGATTAAACTTTCCGAGGTTGTGCAGATTTCATCTAATATACTCAAAGTATCTGTACCACTTGCCACAGCCAGTGTTCTTGGAATGATTTTTCAATCAATTGAAAATATGATAATTCCAAAATTACTTGAATATATCGGTAACACAAAAAACGAAGCAATTTCTATTTATGGAATAATAAATGGCATGAGCTTTCCAGCAGCAACTTTGCCACTTGTTATTGTAAATTCATTATCCATAATAATAGTTCCTACCATCTCCGAAACAAAGATTCACACAAAAACTCTAAACTCTCGAATAAACTCTTTTCTCTTGCTTACCATTGCTATTTCATTACCAGCAACATGTATATTCTTACTTTTTCCTGCACAGATTTGTAATTTATTGTACAAAAACCCTCAAGCAGGAGTGTATCTTAAACACATTGCACCTGCGATAGCATTTTATTATCTTTCTGTTGTACTTTCAAGTTTACTTAATGCACTCGATAAGGTCAATTTTAATTTTATTTTAAATACAGTACTAACAGTAATAAGATTGATAGCCTATATCCCAACAATATTACTTTTCAAAAGTGAGATCCCTTATATTTGGATCTCAAATATATTCGCCCTTATTTCATGTATTATAATGATTGAAAAGATAGCAAACATTGAGTTTGAATTTATTCTTGAAAAAAGAATAATCATTCTCATCTTTCAACTTACAATGGGGTGCTTACTTATATTTACTATACTCATTTATCTGAAAATAACTTCAATGAAAGTTTTTATTATCTTGTTTTTAGCAGGATATTTACTAATTAGTTACCTTATCCTTTTATATCAGAAAAGGTGTAAGAAATACCGAAGGTGA
- a CDS encoding ISLre2-like element ISCow1 family transposase has translation MFDNIITKIEELLNRFGEGIVEILRGEKDIAMYSMELKEKMDEIGKEMIKEACGLVDEIVRNEKKRKARYEVVRKDKRSIKTIFGDVEYIRTYYKNKEEGGYVYLADEILGIEKYQRIDKAVKAAIVEKVVEISYEKAAKEVLGEEKMTRQSVMNILRRIEAAQLDRIEHNKKGVAGSKKVVKELYIEADEDHISLQNGEGKIAKLAYINEGYKEEKGIVKRKELKGVHYFSSIKERPEDFWSKVSEYIEEHYETEKIEKIYLLGDGAAWIKEGLEWIVGAEFVLDRFHLMREVIKISGGDKNIFAGIVEALRDKDREKFEGLVAKAMEKAGEDKRALKRINESRRYIANHWDNIVLELDNRIIKGCSAEGHVSHVLADRMSSRPRGWSEQGAEVMVKLLSLKYNGVNLKEAYLKEICGKEEKEEKILKEIVRKNVKKIRKQIEETRNNVPILARGKVDLTFRVLKGLSTGDFLNAVVF, from the coding sequence ATGTTTGATAATATTATAACAAAAATAGAGGAACTTTTAAATAGATTTGGAGAAGGGATAGTGGAGATATTAAGAGGTGAGAAAGATATAGCGATGTATTCAATGGAATTGAAGGAGAAGATGGATGAGATAGGGAAGGAGATGATAAAAGAGGCATGCGGGCTTGTAGATGAGATTGTAAGGAATGAAAAGAAGAGGAAGGCAAGGTATGAGGTTGTAAGGAAAGATAAGAGGAGCATAAAGACAATATTTGGAGATGTGGAATATATAAGGACGTACTACAAGAATAAAGAAGAGGGAGGGTATGTGTATTTAGCAGATGAAATTTTGGGGATAGAGAAATACCAAAGAATAGACAAAGCAGTCAAAGCAGCAATAGTTGAGAAAGTAGTGGAAATATCATATGAAAAAGCAGCCAAAGAAGTATTAGGAGAAGAGAAAATGACAAGACAAAGTGTAATGAATATTTTGAGGAGGATAGAGGCAGCTCAGTTAGATAGAATCGAGCATAATAAAAAAGGAGTTGCAGGCAGTAAAAAAGTGGTAAAAGAACTTTATATAGAGGCAGATGAAGATCATATTTCGTTACAAAACGGAGAAGGGAAGATAGCGAAGCTTGCGTACATAAATGAGGGATATAAAGAAGAGAAAGGGATTGTCAAAAGAAAGGAATTAAAAGGGGTGCATTATTTTAGCAGTATTAAAGAGAGACCAGAAGATTTTTGGTCAAAAGTAAGTGAATATATAGAGGAGCACTATGAAACGGAGAAGATAGAGAAGATATATTTGTTAGGGGATGGAGCGGCATGGATAAAGGAAGGGCTTGAATGGATAGTGGGTGCAGAATTTGTATTAGACAGGTTTCATCTAATGAGAGAGGTAATCAAAATAAGCGGTGGAGATAAGAATATTTTTGCTGGGATAGTAGAAGCATTGAGGGATAAGGATAGAGAGAAGTTTGAGGGATTGGTAGCTAAAGCGATGGAAAAGGCTGGAGAGGACAAAAGAGCGTTGAAGAGGATAAATGAAAGTAGGAGATATATAGCCAATCATTGGGATAATATAGTATTAGAGTTAGATAATAGGATTATAAAAGGATGTAGTGCAGAAGGGCATGTAAGCCACGTATTAGCAGATAGGATGAGTTCAAGACCAAGAGGATGGAGCGAACAAGGAGCAGAAGTGATGGTAAAGTTATTGAGCTTGAAGTATAATGGTGTAAACTTGAAAGAAGCATATTTAAAAGAGATTTGTGGCAAGGAAGAGAAAGAAGAAAAAATATTGAAAGAAATTGTGAGAAAAAATGTTAAGAAGATAAGGAAACAGATTGAGGAGACGAGGAATAATGTGCCAATTTTAGCAAGAGGAAAAGTTGATTTGACGTTTAGAGTACTGAAAGGCCTAAGTACTGGAGATTTCTTAAATGCAGTCGTATTTTAA
- a CDS encoding YebC/PmpR family DNA-binding transcriptional regulator: MSGHSKWANIRHKKEKTDAQKGRLFTKLGRELMVVAKMYGPDPETNPKLRDVIAKAKANNMPMEKIMGFIKRAAGEIDTTGYEDITYEGYGPGGVAVIVEAMTNNRNRTAGELRHIFDKNGGNLGQTGCVSWMFSRKGVIVIEKESFPDEDFVMEKALEYGAEDFSSEDDIYEIITSPEDFSKVREGLEKDGFTFIRAQIEMIPQTTVKLSSDDAQKMRRLIDMLEDNDDVKEVYHNWEEDEE; the protein is encoded by the coding sequence ATGTCTGGACATTCAAAATGGGCGAATATAAGACACAAAAAAGAAAAAACAGATGCTCAGAAAGGGAGACTTTTTACAAAACTTGGTAGAGAACTTATGGTTGTTGCAAAGATGTACGGACCTGATCCTGAGACAAACCCGAAGCTCAGAGATGTAATTGCAAAAGCAAAGGCAAACAACATGCCCATGGAGAAGATAATGGGGTTTATAAAAAGGGCAGCTGGTGAGATTGACACAACAGGGTACGAAGACATTACGTACGAGGGCTATGGACCTGGCGGGGTTGCTGTTATTGTTGAGGCAATGACGAACAACAGAAACAGAACAGCCGGAGAACTTAGACATATTTTTGACAAAAACGGTGGCAATCTTGGTCAAACAGGCTGTGTTTCGTGGATGTTCAGCAGAAAAGGTGTTATAGTTATTGAAAAGGAAAGTTTTCCGGATGAGGACTTTGTGATGGAAAAGGCGTTAGAGTATGGTGCTGAGGATTTCTCCTCAGAGGACGATATATATGAGATAATTACATCACCTGAGGATTTTTCAAAGGTCAGAGAAGGTCTGGAAAAAGATGGTTTTACATTCATAAGGGCTCAGATAGAGATGATTCCCCAGACAACTGTAAAGCTTTCAAGTGATGATGCCCAGAAGATGAGAAGACTTATTGACATGCTTGAAGATAACGATGATGTGAAAGAGGTTTATCACAATTGGGAAGAAGATGAAGAATAA
- a CDS encoding BofC C-terminal domain-containing protein, with amino-acid sequence MKLYFKTATLTAIIIFLFIVSFAVGFTITLERGKVKSEKDIKGKNVTQIVYINKDMEDRITENTLFIVRKYFKGCGHVIEEKKIVPKEYVGISKQDFKNMFSGWEIDAFSSKYVVISRVFDGFCPNHFIISIKDGRVAIFYSQPVDGDTLKLITPISIENLPEQEVNDLKKGIVVNSFEDAIKIIEDFGS; translated from the coding sequence ATGAAACTGTATTTTAAAACTGCCACGCTCACTGCTATTATTATTTTCTTATTCATAGTTTCGTTTGCAGTGGGGTTTACTATAACATTAGAAAGAGGAAAAGTGAAATCTGAAAAGGATATTAAGGGTAAAAATGTAACTCAGATTGTGTATATAAATAAAGATATGGAAGACAGGATAACAGAAAATACTTTATTTATTGTAAGGAAATATTTTAAAGGGTGCGGACATGTTATTGAAGAAAAGAAGATTGTGCCAAAAGAATATGTAGGAATATCAAAACAGGACTTTAAAAATATGTTTTCTGGTTGGGAAATAGATGCGTTCAGCTCTAAGTATGTTGTAATAAGCCGAGTATTTGACGGTTTTTGTCCCAATCATTTTATAATTTCTATAAAAGACGGAAGAGTAGCTATATTTTATTCGCAACCTGTAGATGGTGATACTCTAAAGCTCATTACTCCAATTAGTATTGAGAACTTACCAGAACAAGAGGTCAATGATTTAAAAAAAGGAATTGTGGTCAACTCGTTTGAAGATGCAATAAAGATAATTGAGGATTTTGGAAGTTAA